One genomic region from Tachysurus vachellii isolate PV-2020 chromosome 22, HZAU_Pvac_v1, whole genome shotgun sequence encodes:
- the ccdc71 gene encoding uncharacterized protein ccdc71 — MGTMNCEEPNVERAVLSWSRFATAGQTALKEALKVFNPISQDLSETERQMVSFLQALKDEGRKPVVLRSKDVYGYRSCTTQPLTTEIGSKTLRVQKPCKKRGRKTLIKNKDTNSSVFGATTKAILQNQPKILLTNLSVDTLKQTVSPKPSVPIPSSVQQCLKLTNIKGVTGGHTARLQIHFGVDSHNTISSSVHCPPTLSGIPHSPSENITQTSSVVALDNKRVLSCPLKVDDALIGDSAPIVCQNGISLKEGKKVQIISGKSGVINGLNCEDSDSMRRLNCQGLGWSQPALVTNGQDMSELSGNSLQWKVIKVDESVTDEEVRKEAQKILRVNLSPVIQIHPLLHSV; from the coding sequence ATGGGTACCATGAATTGTGAAGAACCAAATGTGGAGAGGGCTGTTCTCTCCTGGTCCAGATTTGCTACAGCTGGTCAGACTGCCCTCAAAGAGGCCCTGAAAGTCTTCAATCCCATTTCCCAGGACCTCTCAGAGACCGAGAGGCAAATGGTGTCTTTTCTTCAGGCATTAAAAGATGAAGGACGTAAACCAGTGGTGCTAAGAAGCAAAGATGTATATGGATACAGGTCTTGCACAACACAACCACTCACAACAGAGATTGGCAGTAAGACTCTGAGAGTACAAAAACCTTGTAAGAAACGAGGTCGGAAGACTTTGATAAAGAACAAGGATACCAATTCCTCAGTTTTTGGTGCGACCACCAAGGCCATCTTACAAAACCAGCCCAAGATTCTTCTGACCAATCTCTCAGTAGATACACTCAAGCAGACTGTTTCACCCAAACCATCAGTGCCGATTCCAAGTTCTGTGCAACAGTGCCTGAAATTAACAAACATAAAGGGTGTTACTGGTGGCCATACTGCAAGGCTGCAAATCCACTTTGGTGTGGACTCGCACAACACGATCAGTTCCAGTGTTCACTGCCCACCAACTCTCTCTGGGATACCACATTCTCCTTCAGAAAACATCACGCAAACATCAAGTGTAGTAGCTTTGGACAATAAAAGAGTTTTGTCCTGTCCACTTAAAGTGGATGATGCCCTCATTGGAGATTCTGCACCAATTGTTTGTCAAAATGGTATTAGTCTAAAAGAGGGTAAAAAGGTCCAAATAATATCAGGTAAATCTGGTGTGATAAATGGTTTGAACTGTGAGGACAGTGATTCAATGaggaggctgaactgccaaggTTTAGGCTGGTCTCAGCCAGCGCTTGTCACAAATGGCCAAGACATGTCTGAACTGAGTGGAAATAGTCTTCAGTGGAAAGTCATCAAAGTGGACGAGTCTGTCACTGATGAGGAGGTGAGGAAAGAGGCTCAGAAAATCTTGCGAGTCAATTTGTCCCCTGTGATACAGATCCATCCACTTCTACACTCTGTATAG